ATGTACGTTATGCGTAGTGCGTAGGCGCGGTGTACCCAACTTAGTCTACACACTGCATGTGCGTTGAGAGAAACCATTGAGCTGCCCGCATTCGGACTTGACGTGAGACATGCTACAGCAAACACATGGTcacctcgcggcgctgcttccaagacaagacaagacacCAGACAATAGTACTCCGCGTGCTCCATACACTCCACACCACTTCACAGGAAAGAATGACAAGGCCCAGAATGGGGCTCCATGGCACGGCGACGCACACGTATCCATACAAGTCACTTCTCCTTCTAACCCGAGAATATAGATGAAAATGGAATAAAACAAGGCACGCTAGGTGAACCTGCCCGCTCGCATCGAACCGCTATCAGCGCCGGTGGGTGCGTCCCCCGCAAAACGCAGTAAAAGAGCCTCCAAGCTCCTCTCGAGTCGTCCTGCCTGGCCGGCTGCCAAaatgtcgccgccggcccatgCGCCTTCGACAGAGCGCACGTGCCCACCATCGCAAAGCCAATCGCCATGCGTAAATTGCTCCTCTCCTGCTGATAAGCCACCACGCCGCGTCTCGTTGTTTCTCTAACCCACGGGCGCGCATGAGAAGACGCCCTTGGTGGTCCCGTTCTTAAACTGCATAATCTATGACGAGTCGGGTTAGCCAACTAGAAGGAAAAGTTGCGGCACATGAGCCGTGGGTCAAAAAACTCACAATGTCGTCTATGCTGGCGTACGTTCCGCAGACCAGCACGATAATGCCTATGACAAAGCAggtgccgttggcgatgctTCGGACAATGTTCTCCCGCGATCGCCACGAGCCCTTCTTCAGCAGCTTGAACCACATCATGGCCGGCAGGTAAAAGGTGAAGCCCGAGACGAAGAGCGATGAAGAGATGGATAGCAGATCGGAGAAGAACGGGATGACCTCGGCGATAAtaaaggcggcgagggtgatgACGGAAATGACGGCCAGCCAAGTAACCCAGCCCTTGGTCGTGTTGATGAAGCGCGTGATCGAATCCTTGTACATGCGTCCGTGGATATAGCGGCCCACGACAGTCGTGTTGATGGATCCCgagatgaagatgacggGGAGGCCGACGCCAAAGGCAATCTTGGAGATggtcgcgccggccgagaggagcgagggcgacttcacgtcggcgccgacaaaCGCATAGACCAGCGCGCCGGTAAGGGTATAGATGGCAATCTCAATGATGCCCAGGGCCCAGATGGACTTGACGTAGTCGCGCGGCGTGTGCATTTCGTCCATGAAAGAGAACTGGCACATGGAGAAGCTATAGGCGAAGACAATattggtgatggcgatgaaggcCTCGGCAAACGTCACGTTCTCCTTGGGCCAGGCGGACCAGTTGACGTTCTCGAAGCCAATCTTGCCGGCGTGGATGCCcgtggcgatgatggtgatgccaATGGCAGCCAGGATGGAGACAAAGTCAATGTAGCCCAGGATGGCCACCTCGGCAAACGAGGGCGGGATGGCAACGATGAGCAGGATGATGGCCGAGACGACTCCAAAGACGACGGAGCAGGCGCCGTTGTTGGTAATGTTGCCAAAGGCGATGGAGCCCGTCAGGCAGTGAGAGCCGACGAGAAAGGTCAGCTGCAGCACAAACATGGCACCGACAAGCTCGTATCCGAAACGGCCCATGAGCAGGCGACCAGCGTCCGCATAGTGGGCAACCTCGGGGAACTTGATCTTGACCTGGCCGACAATGTCACTGGTATagatggcgacgagaccgaggcCGATGGAGCAGGTGACGCC
The genomic region above belongs to Purpureocillium takamizusanense chromosome 5, complete sequence and contains:
- a CDS encoding uncharacterized protein (EggNog:ENOG503PBV3~COG:E~TransMembrane:11 (i75-94o100-117i149-172o178-199i206-230o250-268i289-310o330-354i374-397o403-422i443-461o)), which produces MDGSNRTTYAPMRSEKDSKSNSPLTRTSSQPGGSPPLSGPLAGETSEFEERRADLEKQKTAQGSAHFNRLGWKRLTIVLIVEAIALGSLSLPAAFATLGMVAGVTCSIGLGLVAIYTSDIVGQVKIKFPEVAHYADAGRLLMGRFGYELVGAMFVLQLTFLVGSHCLTGSIAFGNITNNGACSVVFGVVSAIILLIVAIPPSFAEVAILGYIDFVSILAAIGITIIATGIHAGKIGFENVNWSAWPKENVTFAEAFIAITNIVFAYSFSMCQFSFMDEMHTPRDYVKSIWALGIIEIAIYTLTGALVYAFVGADVKSPSLLSAGATISKIAFGVGLPVIFISGSINTTVVGRYIHGRMYKDSITRFINTTKGWVTWLAVISVITLAAFIIAEVIPFFSDLLSISSSLFVSGFTFYLPAMMWFKLLKKGSWRSRENIVRSIANGTCFVIGIIVLVCGTYASIDDIIMQFKNGTTKGVFSCAPVG